One part of the Parabacteroides distasonis ATCC 8503 genome encodes these proteins:
- the phoU gene encoding phosphate signaling complex protein PhoU has translation MKVIEQEIHSLKNSISEMWALVHQQLYNAGEAMLTGDKELAYKVISRERRVNAFELKIDSDCEDIIALYAPVAIDLRFVLAMYKINTNLERLGDFAESIARFAGNLPEGEPIDPQLVKETRVEEMLSELLSMISLTKEAFEKESSEIASRIFLKDNLIDEINHNSTAIIAKYIEEHKGSALAGLYMAGVIRKMERFGDHCTNIAEELIFYLDAKVMKHMGKTEQ, from the coding sequence ATGAAGGTTATAGAGCAGGAGATTCATTCTTTAAAAAATAGTATCAGCGAGATGTGGGCATTGGTTCACCAGCAATTATACAACGCAGGGGAGGCTATGCTTACCGGAGATAAGGAACTCGCTTATAAGGTAATCAGCCGGGAACGCCGGGTAAACGCTTTCGAGCTAAAGATCGACAGTGATTGCGAGGATATCATCGCTTTATATGCGCCGGTAGCGATCGACCTACGTTTCGTATTGGCGATGTATAAGATTAATACAAACCTAGAGCGTCTGGGAGATTTCGCCGAAAGCATCGCCCGTTTCGCCGGAAACCTTCCCGAGGGGGAACCGATTGACCCGCAACTGGTCAAGGAAACCCGGGTAGAAGAAATGCTGTCGGAGTTATTAAGCATGATCTCACTCACCAAAGAGGCTTTTGAGAAAGAAAGCTCAGAGATCGCTTCCCGTATCTTCTTGAAGGATAATTTGATCGATGAGATCAATCATAATTCTACCGCTATTATCGCCAAATATATAGAGGAGCATAAAGGTAGTGCGTTGGCAGGGTTATATATGGCCGGTGTTATCCGGAAAATGGAACGTTTCGGAGATCATTGTACGAATATAGCGGAAGAGCTCATTTTCTATCTGGACGCTAAAGTCATGAAGCATATGGGCAAAACCGAGCAATAA
- the pstA gene encoding phosphate ABC transporter permease PstA: MAPIQHLGNIDKRKRASQQVAFGFFSFLSYLVVVILFVILGFIILKGASVISWDFLTQAPQEGMTSGGIFPAIVGTLYLVIGSSLISFPIGIMSGIYMNEYATNGKLIRFIRIMTNNLSGVPSVVFGLFGMSLFVSTLGWGDSIIAGSFTLALMSLPLIIRTTEEALKSIDDSFRHGSLALGATKLQTIRRVVLPMAFPNIITGLILSIGRVSGETAPILFTVAAYFLPQLPKSIFDQCMALPYHLYVISTSGTDIEASRGMAYGTALVLIVIVLLVNLLANALRSYFAKKVKMN; this comes from the coding sequence ATGGCACCTATTCAACATTTAGGGAATATAGACAAGAGGAAACGGGCCTCTCAACAGGTTGCTTTCGGTTTCTTTTCTTTCCTGAGTTATTTGGTCGTAGTGATCTTATTCGTAATACTGGGATTCATTATCTTAAAGGGAGCGAGCGTGATCAGTTGGGATTTCCTGACACAAGCACCCCAAGAGGGCATGACCTCCGGGGGGATTTTTCCGGCTATCGTAGGTACACTCTATTTAGTGATCGGAAGTAGCTTGATTAGTTTTCCCATCGGCATCATGAGTGGTATCTATATGAACGAGTACGCCACAAACGGGAAACTCATCCGTTTCATCCGTATCATGACGAATAACCTAAGCGGTGTCCCATCCGTTGTTTTCGGGTTATTTGGTATGTCTCTATTCGTAAGTACCTTGGGATGGGGAGACTCTATTATAGCGGGTTCGTTTACCTTGGCGCTGATGTCCTTGCCACTTATCATCCGCACGACGGAAGAGGCTTTGAAAAGTATCGATGATTCTTTCCGTCACGGTAGCCTAGCGTTAGGGGCTACGAAGTTGCAGACCATCCGCAGGGTCGTGCTACCGATGGCGTTCCCCAATATTATTACGGGATTGATTCTTTCGATCGGGCGTGTGTCCGGAGAGACCGCTCCTATCCTTTTTACGGTGGCCGCTTATTTCTTGCCGCAATTGCCGAAAAGTATTTTCGACCAATGTATGGCATTACCTTACCACTTATATGTTATCTCTACAAGCGGTACAGATATCGAGGCTTCCCGGGGGATGGCTTATGGCACGGCGCTCGTGCTGATCGTCATCGTATTATTAGTAAACCTTTTAGCGAACGCTTTACGTAGTTATTTCGCCAAGAAGGTAAAAATGAATTAA
- a CDS encoding acetyl-CoA hydrolase/transferase family protein: MALKFITAEEAASYVHHNDNVGFSGFTPAGCPKVVPGAIARKAAEEHAKGNPFQIGMFTGASTGDKLDGELARANAIKFRTPYQSNKDLRAALNAHQAQYFDLHLSELAQSLRYGFLGKIDVAIVEAADVTEDGEIVPTSGVGILPTICRMADRIIVELNCRHPKEIRGMHDIYEPADPPLRREIPIYTPSDRIGNDCVKVDPAKIVGVVRTDEPNEGGKFSPLDDVTMAIGKNVADFLVSEIKAGRLPKEFVPLQSGVGNVANAVLGCMGANESIPAFNVYTEVIQDAVIELMKQGRVKFASGCSLSVSNEVIREIYANLDFFKDKILLRPQEISNNPEVARRLGLIAINTALEADIFGNINSTHVSGTRMMNGIGGSGDFTRSAMLSIFTTPSTAKEGKISAFVPMVSHLDHSEHSVKIIITEYGVADLRGKSPIQRARCIIDNCVHPDYKPLLEEYLAMGIKGHTPQNLKCCFAFHEELAASGDMHNVDWSKYNK, from the coding sequence ATGGCATTAAAATTTATTACAGCTGAAGAAGCCGCATCTTATGTGCATCATAATGACAATGTCGGTTTCAGTGGTTTTACACCCGCAGGATGCCCGAAAGTCGTTCCCGGAGCTATCGCCCGGAAGGCAGCGGAAGAACACGCTAAAGGTAACCCTTTTCAAATCGGTATGTTTACCGGCGCTTCTACTGGTGATAAGCTAGACGGAGAGTTGGCTCGCGCTAACGCCATCAAATTCCGTACACCGTACCAATCTAACAAAGACTTACGTGCCGCATTAAACGCTCATCAGGCACAATATTTCGATTTGCACTTGTCTGAATTGGCACAAAGCTTGCGTTACGGATTCTTGGGTAAGATTGATGTCGCAATCGTAGAGGCTGCCGATGTTACTGAGGATGGTGAGATCGTTCCGACTTCAGGTGTTGGTATCTTACCTACTATCTGTCGTATGGCAGACCGTATCATCGTTGAGTTGAACTGCCGTCACCCGAAAGAAATCCGCGGTATGCATGATATTTACGAGCCGGCTGATCCTCCTTTACGCCGTGAGATCCCTATCTACACTCCTTCTGACAGGATCGGTAACGATTGTGTAAAAGTAGACCCGGCTAAGATCGTTGGTGTGGTAAGAACCGATGAGCCGAATGAAGGTGGAAAATTCTCTCCGCTGGATGATGTTACGATGGCGATCGGTAAAAACGTTGCGGACTTCTTGGTTAGCGAGATCAAGGCCGGCCGTCTTCCGAAAGAATTCGTTCCATTGCAGAGTGGTGTAGGTAACGTGGCTAACGCAGTCTTGGGCTGCATGGGAGCTAATGAGTCTATCCCCGCATTCAATGTATATACTGAGGTTATTCAAGATGCGGTTATCGAATTGATGAAACAAGGTCGCGTTAAATTCGCCAGCGGTTGCTCTTTGTCCGTAAGTAATGAGGTAATCCGTGAGATCTACGCAAATCTCGATTTCTTCAAGGATAAGATATTGCTTCGTCCGCAAGAGATCTCTAACAATCCGGAGGTTGCCCGCCGTTTAGGCTTGATTGCTATCAATACGGCTTTGGAGGCTGATATCTTCGGTAATATTAACTCTACGCACGTATCCGGTACTCGTATGATGAATGGTATCGGTGGTTCCGGCGACTTTACCCGTTCGGCTATGTTATCGATCTTCACGACTCCGTCTACAGCGAAGGAGGGTAAGATCAGCGCGTTCGTACCGATGGTATCTCACTTGGATCATAGCGAGCACTCCGTGAAGATCATTATCACGGAATATGGTGTAGCGGACTTACGCGGTAAATCTCCGATCCAACGCGCTCGTTGCATCATCGACAATTGTGTTCATCCGGATTACAAACCGTTATTGGAAGAATACCTCGCTATGGGTATCAAGGGACATACGCCTCAAAACCTGAAATGCTGTTTCGCTTTCCATGAGGAACTAGCGGCCAGCGGCGATATGCACAATGTGGATTGGAGCAAGTATAATAAGTAA
- the pstB gene encoding phosphate ABC transporter ATP-binding protein PstB has product MIKIDAKNVDFYYGDFHALKNISMEIEPNTSTAFIGPSGCGKSTFLRLFNRMNDLIPDTRMEGQILIDGRDIYTKSERVDRLRKNVGMVFQKPNPFPKTIYENVAYGLRVNGVNDENYIEETVVKTLKQVVLWDEVKDKLKESAFALSGGQQQRLCIARALAISPSILLMDEPTSALDPISTSKIEDLIHELKNDYTIVIVTHNMQQAARVSDKTGYFYLGELIEYDNTRKIFTNPEKESTQNYITGRFG; this is encoded by the coding sequence ATGATAAAGATTGATGCTAAAAACGTAGACTTTTATTATGGGGATTTCCATGCATTGAAGAACATTTCCATGGAGATAGAGCCGAATACGTCCACCGCTTTCATAGGACCGTCCGGTTGCGGAAAGTCTACTTTCCTCCGCCTGTTCAACCGCATGAATGATTTGATTCCGGACACTCGCATGGAAGGTCAGATCCTGATTGATGGAAGGGATATTTATACGAAAAGCGAGAGAGTGGATCGCTTACGTAAAAACGTGGGGATGGTTTTCCAGAAACCGAATCCTTTTCCTAAGACGATTTATGAGAATGTCGCTTATGGCCTGCGGGTAAACGGTGTCAACGATGAGAATTATATTGAGGAGACGGTGGTCAAGACTTTAAAGCAGGTCGTCCTTTGGGACGAGGTAAAGGATAAACTGAAAGAATCGGCATTCGCTCTTTCCGGCGGACAGCAACAACGTTTATGTATCGCCCGTGCCTTGGCGATCTCGCCCTCCATCCTATTAATGGATGAGCCGACTTCCGCATTGGACCCGATTTCAACCAGCAAGATCGAGGATTTGATACATGAGCTGAAAAATGATTATACGATCGTAATCGTTACCCATAATATGCAACAAGCGGCTCGTGTTAGCGACAAGACCGGATATTTCTATTTAGGGGAATTGATTGAATATGATAATACCCGGAAGATTTTCACCAATCCGGAGAAAGAGTCTACACAGAATTACATTACCGGACGGTTTGGGTAA
- a CDS encoding glycoside hydrolase family 95 protein, producing the protein MKGLYLILLSFLFGCNLPDMQTGKEVSYYFDQPAQIWEETLPLGNGRIGMMPDGGIERENVVLNEISLWSGSKQDTDNPYAYYSLANIRRLLFEGRNDEAQDLMYKTFVCKGTGSNLGDGANAPYGSYQLFGNLVLKYTYPNESDSIAEYRRRLNLSEAIASVSFKRGNVNYQREMFTSFSGDLGVIHLVADTDRALNFSLGMNRPEHATISLDGKDLLMRGQLPDGVDTLEMKGMRFASRVRIVLPKGGDLATTDSCLSVRSASEAIILVSLGTDYFDKDGAGQSLEKYLSQAESKDFSTLRREHTLAYRSLFDRVSLDLGRGERDHLPINERLAAFAQDKNDPGLAALYFQFGRYLLISSTRQGLLPPNLQGLWCNTIHTPWNGDYHLNINLQMNHWPAEVTNLSELHLPLIEWTKLQVPSGERTAKAFYNARGWVTHILGNVWEFTAPGEHPSWGATNTSAAWLCEHLYTHYQYTLDKAYLRDVYPTMKGAALFFVDMLVQDPRTKYLVTAPTTSPENAYKMPNESVVSICAGSTMDNQILRELFTNTIEAAGILGVDSTFAAELAAKRDRLMPTTIGKDGRIMEWLEPYEEVEPTHRHVSHLYGLYPGNEISIEHTPELAEAARKSLEVRGDQSTGWSMAWKINFWARLQDGDHAYKLLGDLLRPCVDEHTKEVKGGGSYPNLFCAHPPFQIDGNFGGTAGIAEMLIQSQTGLIEFLPALPSAWKNGSFSGLKVRNGGEVSAKWTEGLLTEARLKAIVPGIFRIKLPANSANLSLKKNQKPVSLPVIDGMLTVDLQQGDELILIM; encoded by the coding sequence ATGAAAGGACTTTATTTGATTTTGTTATCGTTCCTTTTCGGTTGTAATTTGCCGGATATGCAGACCGGGAAGGAGGTCTCATATTATTTTGATCAACCAGCGCAGATATGGGAAGAAACTTTGCCTTTGGGAAACGGCCGTATCGGTATGATGCCGGATGGTGGTATTGAGCGGGAGAATGTTGTCCTGAATGAGATCTCCCTGTGGTCCGGAAGTAAGCAAGATACGGACAATCCTTATGCGTATTATTCTTTGGCGAATATTCGTCGCCTTTTATTTGAGGGACGGAATGACGAGGCACAGGATTTGATGTATAAAACTTTCGTCTGCAAAGGGACCGGAAGTAATCTGGGTGACGGTGCGAACGCTCCGTATGGGAGTTACCAATTATTCGGAAATCTAGTGCTGAAATATACGTATCCGAATGAATCGGATTCTATCGCTGAGTATCGCAGGCGGTTGAACCTAAGCGAGGCTATCGCTTCCGTCTCTTTTAAAAGGGGGAATGTGAATTATCAACGGGAAATGTTTACCTCTTTTTCCGGGGATCTGGGAGTGATTCATTTGGTAGCGGATACGGATCGGGCTTTGAATTTCTCATTGGGTATGAATCGTCCGGAACATGCGACGATCTCTTTGGACGGAAAGGACTTGCTGATGCGGGGACAACTGCCGGACGGGGTGGATACGTTGGAGATGAAAGGGATGCGTTTCGCCTCTCGTGTCCGTATCGTCTTGCCGAAGGGAGGAGATTTGGCTACGACAGATAGCTGTCTGTCGGTGCGAAGTGCCTCGGAAGCGATTATCTTGGTAAGTTTAGGTACGGATTATTTCGATAAAGACGGCGCCGGACAATCCTTGGAAAAATACTTATCGCAAGCGGAATCTAAGGATTTCTCCACCTTGCGCCGGGAACATACACTTGCTTATCGCTCCCTGTTCGATCGGGTTTCTCTGGATTTGGGAAGAGGCGAAAGGGATCATCTTCCGATCAATGAGCGTTTGGCCGCTTTCGCTCAAGATAAGAACGATCCGGGATTGGCGGCTTTATATTTCCAGTTCGGTCGATATTTATTGATTTCCTCGACCCGGCAGGGATTACTGCCCCCGAATTTGCAAGGCTTGTGGTGTAATACGATTCATACGCCTTGGAACGGGGATTATCACCTAAATATTAATTTACAGATGAATCATTGGCCAGCGGAGGTCACGAACCTCTCCGAGTTGCACCTTCCGCTGATCGAATGGACGAAACTGCAAGTCCCTAGCGGCGAACGCACGGCCAAGGCTTTTTATAACGCACGGGGATGGGTTACCCATATTTTAGGTAATGTTTGGGAGTTTACCGCCCCGGGCGAACATCCATCGTGGGGAGCGACGAATACATCCGCCGCATGGCTATGCGAGCATTTGTATACGCATTATCAGTATACATTAGATAAGGCGTATTTGAGGGATGTTTATCCGACGATGAAAGGGGCTGCCCTATTCTTTGTGGATATGTTGGTGCAAGATCCCCGAACTAAATATCTAGTGACGGCACCTACGACCTCTCCGGAAAACGCTTATAAAATGCCAAACGAAAGTGTCGTGAGTATTTGTGCCGGATCGACGATGGATAATCAGATCTTGCGGGAATTGTTTACGAATACCATTGAGGCCGCCGGAATTTTAGGTGTGGATAGCACGTTCGCTGCTGAGTTGGCGGCGAAGCGAGATCGCTTGATGCCTACGACGATCGGTAAAGACGGCCGTATTATGGAATGGCTCGAGCCGTATGAGGAGGTAGAGCCTACCCATCGTCATGTCTCTCATTTATATGGGCTTTATCCCGGGAATGAGATATCGATAGAGCATACGCCAGAGTTGGCTGAGGCGGCTCGTAAATCCTTGGAGGTCCGTGGTGATCAAAGCACGGGCTGGTCGATGGCTTGGAAGATTAATTTCTGGGCTCGTTTACAGGATGGCGATCATGCTTATAAATTGTTGGGTGATTTGTTACGTCCTTGCGTAGATGAGCATACGAAGGAGGTGAAGGGAGGAGGTTCTTATCCTAATTTGTTTTGTGCCCATCCTCCTTTCCAAATCGATGGTAATTTTGGAGGCACGGCGGGTATCGCGGAGATGCTGATACAGAGTCAAACCGGATTGATCGAGTTTTTGCCGGCTTTGCCTTCCGCTTGGAAAAACGGAAGCTTTAGCGGTTTGAAAGTCCGGAATGGCGGAGAGGTGTCGGCTAAATGGACGGAAGGTCTGCTGACGGAAGCTCGATTGAAAGCGATCGTTCCGGGTATTTTCCGGATCAAGCTTCCGGCAAATTCAGCGAACCTAAGTCTCAAGAAAAATCAGAAACCAGTATCTTTACCCGTAATCGATGGAATGCTAACGGTGGATTTGCAACAAGGAGACGAATTGATATTAATAATGTGA
- the miaB gene encoding tRNA (N6-isopentenyl adenosine(37)-C2)-methylthiotransferase MiaB, with amino-acid sequence MVNQENGVDLKSATQSDERKLFIETYGCQMNVADSEVVASIMKMDGYSMTENIEEADAIFVNTCSVRDNAEQKIYGRLQYFQSLKRKKKSLIVGVLGCMAERVKEDLIHVHHADLVVGPDSYLDLPNLVGAVEHGEKAINVELSTQETYKDVIPLKLPGVHISGFVSIMRGCNNFCTYCIVPYTRGRERSRDIESILNEIRDMHEKGFKEVTLLGQNVNSYSFEKEGETITFPILLDRVAKEVPDMRIRFTTSHPKDMSDDTLRVIAANDNICKFIHLPAQSGSSRILKVMNRKYTREWYLDRIAAIRRIVPDCAISTDLFCGFHSETEEDYQETLSLMREVGYDSAFLFKYSERPGTYAASHLEDNVPEEEKVRRLQGMIDLQNKLSEESNLRDIGKTFEVLIEGFSKRSREQLFGRTSQNKVVIFDKKNYHVGQFIKVKIHKASSATLFGEPVEE; translated from the coding sequence ATGGTAAATCAAGAAAACGGTGTGGACTTAAAATCCGCTACCCAAAGCGATGAACGAAAGTTGTTTATCGAGACCTACGGCTGTCAGATGAATGTGGCGGACAGCGAAGTTGTAGCTTCTATCATGAAGATGGATGGCTATAGTATGACGGAGAATATCGAGGAGGCGGATGCCATCTTCGTGAATACTTGCTCCGTACGCGACAACGCCGAACAGAAAATCTATGGGCGGCTACAGTATTTCCAGTCTTTAAAACGGAAAAAGAAGTCCTTAATTGTCGGTGTATTGGGATGTATGGCCGAACGAGTGAAGGAAGATCTGATCCATGTGCATCATGCCGACTTGGTGGTAGGACCGGATTCTTATCTGGACTTGCCGAACTTGGTGGGAGCGGTAGAGCACGGAGAGAAAGCGATCAACGTGGAGCTTTCTACCCAAGAGACCTATAAGGATGTTATTCCTTTGAAGTTACCGGGCGTACATATCTCCGGTTTCGTGTCTATTATGCGCGGTTGTAATAATTTTTGTACGTATTGCATCGTACCTTATACAAGAGGACGCGAGCGTAGCCGGGATATCGAGAGTATCTTGAATGAGATACGGGATATGCACGAGAAAGGCTTTAAGGAAGTTACGTTGTTGGGACAAAATGTAAACTCCTATTCTTTCGAGAAAGAAGGTGAGACCATAACCTTCCCGATCTTGTTGGATCGTGTGGCGAAAGAGGTTCCCGATATGCGAATTCGTTTTACGACCTCCCATCCGAAGGACATGAGCGATGATACCTTGCGTGTGATTGCCGCGAACGACAATATCTGTAAGTTTATCCATCTGCCTGCCCAATCCGGCAGCAGTCGCATCTTGAAGGTCATGAATCGTAAATATACCCGTGAATGGTATCTGGACCGTATAGCGGCGATCCGTCGTATCGTACCGGATTGCGCTATCTCGACTGATTTATTCTGCGGTTTCCATTCCGAGACCGAGGAGGATTATCAAGAGACTTTATCCTTGATGCGTGAAGTGGGATATGATAGTGCTTTCTTATTTAAATATTCCGAACGTCCGGGTACATATGCCGCTAGCCATTTGGAGGATAATGTACCGGAAGAAGAGAAGGTACGTCGTTTGCAAGGTATGATCGATTTGCAAAATAAGTTGTCCGAGGAAAGTAACTTGCGGGATATAGGCAAGACTTTCGAGGTTCTGATAGAAGGATTCTCGAAACGTTCCCGTGAGCAATTGTTCGGACGAACCAGCCAAAACAAGGTGGTTATCTTTGACAAGAAGAACTATCATGTAGGTCAATTCATAAAAGTCAAGATCCATAAGGCTTCCTCGGCAACCCTGTTCGGGGAACCTGTGGAGGAATAA
- the pstC gene encoding phosphate ABC transporter permease subunit PstC: MRKFIEKLVEGGFLISGSVSSFTILLIIVFLFKEAAGLFNSPEVEEGYILAVNQENPVEHLSPEQIMDVFDANITNWEDLNGENQDILVFRFSDLTNYYTEEELGEEFQYVPEKINELIHKEPGIIAFFPEQYKSENFTGKIISGATIKPSEFFGGTKWYPTSAPAPIFGLIPLLLGTLLVSIGAIALSLPFGVAVAIYMAEIANTKTRNLLKPIIELLAGIPSVVYGFFGLVVIVPLIQKTLDLPVGETAFAGSVVLAIMALPTIITVAEDAMRTTPRAMKEASLALGATQWQTIYKVIIPYSISGITSAVVLGIGRAIGETMAVLMVTGNAAVIPTSFFEPVRTIPATIAAELGEAPAGGAHYQALFMLGAVLFLITLGLSIAVEYISSKRKI; encoded by the coding sequence GTGAGAAAGTTTATAGAAAAATTAGTGGAAGGAGGATTCTTGATCAGTGGAAGCGTCAGTAGCTTTACGATCTTGTTGATCATTGTCTTCTTATTTAAAGAGGCCGCAGGTCTTTTTAACAGCCCGGAGGTAGAGGAAGGATATATATTGGCTGTGAATCAGGAAAATCCAGTCGAACATTTGTCTCCCGAGCAAATCATGGATGTCTTCGATGCCAATATCACCAATTGGGAAGATTTAAACGGAGAAAATCAAGATATACTTGTCTTCCGTTTCTCGGACCTAACCAACTATTATACGGAAGAAGAGCTAGGTGAAGAATTTCAATATGTTCCCGAGAAAATCAATGAACTTATCCATAAAGAGCCGGGGATTATCGCATTCTTTCCGGAACAATACAAGTCGGAGAACTTTACGGGAAAAATCATATCGGGAGCCACGATCAAACCTTCGGAGTTCTTTGGAGGGACGAAATGGTATCCTACCTCCGCTCCCGCTCCGATCTTTGGCTTGATCCCTCTATTACTAGGCACACTTTTAGTAAGTATAGGCGCGATCGCCTTATCCCTCCCCTTCGGAGTAGCGGTAGCGATCTATATGGCAGAGATTGCCAATACAAAAACCCGTAATTTGCTAAAGCCTATTATCGAGTTATTGGCAGGTATTCCCTCAGTCGTTTATGGTTTCTTCGGATTGGTGGTGATCGTTCCCCTTATCCAAAAGACCTTAGACCTTCCGGTAGGCGAGACCGCTTTCGCCGGAAGCGTGGTTTTAGCGATCATGGCGTTGCCGACCATCATCACGGTAGCGGAAGATGCCATGCGAACTACCCCACGAGCCATGAAAGAGGCCAGCTTGGCATTGGGAGCCACGCAATGGCAAACCATCTACAAAGTAATAATCCCCTACTCCATATCCGGTATCACGTCCGCTGTCGTATTAGGTATAGGACGTGCGATCGGTGAGACGATGGCCGTATTGATGGTAACCGGAAACGCCGCCGTTATCCCTACCTCGTTCTTCGAACCGGTACGGACAATTCCTGCCACGATAGCAGCGGAATTAGGTGAGGCTCCCGCAGGTGGAGCGCATTACCAAGCCTTGTTTATGCTGGGAGCCGTGTTGTTCCTCATCACCTTGGGGTTGAGCATCGCCGTAGAATATATTTCATCCAAACGTAAAATTTAA
- a CDS encoding OprO/OprP family phosphate-selective porin, translated as MKRLTVAWLSAFLLSGSALTSYAQTNSPIPERDSSSVSLFEYATKIPKRNKVFNLDLEMHAGFNADFFSGKLDEAAFRFRGVKIDVTGEVNDRLFYWYRQTLNGGYEGQALENLNESIEYAYIGYKLNERFTLTAGKQDVFYGGFEYDENPLLIYEYSDMNEYSLCYLTGIGLGYQPNESQEIRLQVTNSRMGSMEDEYGRPPEGFKKPRVPLFYTLNWNGNFLDELIHLRYSVSAAEQAQGKYMYSVFTGQSIEAGPVYAYFDVMYSRGKLDPLGLLTELTQPEVSGEEEPEPPVRMQNIDYLSLVGEIQYRFHPKWQLFAKGMYESASIYKAYDAYEKGKYRTAWGYQGGLEFYPMADDNLHIFLTAIGKKYNLSERAKALDASLDDTARLSIGFIYRLPLY; from the coding sequence ATGAAACGACTCACAGTGGCTTGGCTGTCGGCCTTCTTATTGAGCGGTTCCGCGTTAACGTCTTACGCTCAGACAAATTCTCCTATCCCGGAGCGGGATTCTTCTTCGGTATCTCTTTTTGAATACGCGACTAAGATTCCGAAACGCAACAAGGTTTTCAATCTGGACTTGGAGATGCACGCAGGATTCAACGCAGACTTTTTCTCGGGGAAGCTGGATGAAGCCGCCTTTCGTTTCAGGGGTGTCAAAATTGATGTTACCGGAGAGGTGAACGATCGGTTATTCTATTGGTATCGCCAAACGCTGAATGGCGGTTATGAGGGACAAGCCTTGGAGAATTTGAATGAGTCGATCGAATATGCGTATATCGGCTATAAACTGAATGAGCGTTTTACCTTAACCGCCGGAAAACAAGATGTGTTCTACGGTGGTTTTGAGTACGACGAGAATCCTTTGCTTATTTATGAGTATAGCGATATGAATGAATACTCCCTTTGCTACCTTACGGGAATCGGGCTGGGGTATCAGCCGAATGAGTCGCAAGAGATCCGCTTACAGGTGACGAACAGTCGTATGGGATCGATGGAAGATGAGTATGGACGTCCGCCGGAAGGATTTAAGAAACCGAGAGTTCCCTTGTTTTACACATTGAACTGGAACGGTAACTTTCTGGATGAGTTGATTCATTTACGGTACTCCGTATCCGCTGCGGAACAAGCCCAAGGGAAATATATGTATAGCGTCTTTACCGGTCAAAGTATAGAGGCCGGACCGGTCTATGCTTATTTCGATGTCATGTATTCACGAGGAAAATTAGACCCATTAGGATTATTGACCGAATTGACCCAGCCCGAAGTCTCCGGAGAGGAGGAACCGGAACCACCGGTTCGTATGCAAAACATCGATTATCTTTCGCTGGTGGGGGAAATACAGTATCGTTTCCATCCCAAATGGCAACTATTCGCGAAAGGAATGTATGAAAGCGCATCGATCTATAAAGCCTACGATGCTTACGAGAAAGGTAAATACCGTACGGCATGGGGGTATCAAGGAGGGCTTGAGTTCTATCCGATGGCCGATGATAATCTACATATCTTCTTGACCGCCATAGGTAAAAAATATAACCTATCCGAACGAGCGAAGGCGCTCGATGCCTCTCTGGACGACACCGCACGCCTTTCGATCGGTTTCATTTATAGATTACCACTATATTGA